In the genome of Chryseobacterium oryzae, one region contains:
- a CDS encoding DUF6702 family protein — protein MKKLLYISSLLTLIIMMSFNVADFYSSMTKVDYVDGSKTLKFTTKMNTSHISDAIKINRNTAGFEAEVKKYVNNNFDVFVNGSPKTLTFTGSQVSGETVWVYFETSGVSDINSLKIKNTILLSAFPKQINLVNIAYMGNLKTMNFQRGKEVNEVSF, from the coding sequence ATGAAAAAATTATTATATATTTCTAGTTTACTTACATTAATAATAATGATGAGTTTTAATGTTGCAGACTTCTATTCTTCTATGACGAAAGTAGATTACGTAGATGGCAGTAAAACTTTGAAGTTTACAACAAAAATGAATACGAGCCATATTTCTGATGCTATTAAAATCAACAGAAATACAGCAGGCTTCGAAGCTGAAGTAAAAAAATACGTTAATAATAATTTTGATGTATTTGTAAATGGATCTCCCAAAACGCTCACTTTTACCGGAAGCCAGGTAAGTGGAGAAACAGTTTGGGTTTATTTTGAAACATCCGGAGTTTCTGACATTAACAGCCTGAAAATAAAAAACACCATTCTTTTAAGTGCATTTCCAAAGCAGATTAACTTGGTGAATATCGCTTATATGGGAAATCTAAAAACAATGAATTTTCAGCGCGGTAAAGAAGTGAATGAAGTTTCTTTTTAA
- a CDS encoding M48 family metallopeptidase, protein MKITHLLGIGAFALSVTACTTNPMTGRSSLQFANDSDIRNSAVQQYQQTLKESKVVTGAQAQMVRTVGNRIKAAAEKYYASIGRSADLANYQWEFNLLQDKQVNAWCMPGGKVAVYTGILPITKDETGLAVVMGHEVAHALAGHGNERISQAMVAQGIGMASGLAVKNEKTAQIIQALYTPTSQVVLLKYGRGQESEADKMGLYLMAMAGYDPRQAVPFWSRMEAQSSGSRQPEFLSTHPSPQTRIGDIEKDLPKALEYYRAAGGK, encoded by the coding sequence ATGAAAATTACACATTTATTAGGGATAGGTGCATTTGCGTTAAGTGTAACAGCGTGTACTACAAATCCAATGACTGGAAGATCATCTTTGCAGTTTGCAAACGATTCAGATATCAGAAATAGTGCAGTGCAGCAATATCAACAAACTTTAAAAGAATCTAAAGTTGTTACTGGAGCTCAGGCTCAAATGGTAAGAACTGTTGGAAACAGAATAAAAGCTGCTGCAGAAAAATATTATGCAAGTATTGGCAGAAGTGCAGATTTAGCAAACTATCAGTGGGAATTTAATCTTTTACAAGATAAACAGGTAAATGCTTGGTGTATGCCTGGTGGAAAAGTGGCTGTTTATACAGGAATTCTTCCTATTACCAAAGATGAAACAGGTCTTGCAGTAGTTATGGGGCACGAAGTTGCTCATGCTTTAGCTGGTCATGGTAATGAGAGAATTTCTCAGGCTATGGTTGCTCAGGGAATAGGAATGGCTTCAGGATTGGCAGTTAAAAATGAAAAAACGGCTCAGATTATCCAGGCATTATATACTCCGACTTCACAGGTTGTTTTGCTTAAATATGGTAGAGGACAAGAATCTGAGGCAGATAAAATGGGTTTATATTTAATGGCAATGGCGGGATACGATCCTAGACAGGCAGTTCCTTTCTGGAGCAGGATGGAAGCTCAGTCTTCTGGAAGCAGACAGCCAGAATTTTTATCTACTCACCCAAGTCCACAGACAAGAATTGGTGATATTGAAAAAGATTTACCTAAAGCTTTGGAATATTACAGAGCAGCAGGTGGAAAATAA
- a CDS encoding sensor histidine kinase, producing MNNKFIPIISVFMTISLIVFVTLQFYWLKGYYVALDQEFSNKVYSVLESTSDNIAKLETDKVLNEKYPNLRNYILANKNKPSLTTIQQIEDSGTQKSITYYRNIIETQQLPISKLGDTLKLTTMYKDDARYKVKKDTVKREILTPQISQDIESGDYQMAEFAKITGTNLPINKRVDTKKLDSIIIKELRMKGINSEFGYGIYDSNNKLTSVANKIFKEKKDSNTYSYPLFTDDKDHTLYTLALIFPKKEYSLAMNNWPMLLGTFLSLLTILGIYIISINYMMRQKKLAEVKTDFINNMSHEFKTPLATISVATDSLANDKIATNPDKVKYYSNLIKQENLRMKKQVENVLNMSKLERNEVKLFLKETNVRELIKKTTESFGLIVAQRNGILTQNFLADKYQFKIDEFHISNMLVNLLDNANKYSPETPEIKIETRNEGNFYVIEVSDKGMGMETQNKTKIFEKFFREETGNIHNVKGQGLGLSYVKKIVELHKGQIIVESQKDKGSRFIIKLPMN from the coding sequence ATGAATAACAAATTCATTCCGATAATTTCTGTTTTTATGACAATATCTCTTATTGTCTTTGTAACGTTGCAGTTTTATTGGCTAAAAGGTTATTATGTGGCTTTAGATCAGGAGTTTTCCAATAAAGTATATTCTGTATTAGAAAGTACTTCAGACAATATTGCAAAGCTTGAGACTGATAAAGTTTTAAATGAAAAATATCCTAACCTCAGAAATTATATTCTTGCTAATAAAAATAAGCCTTCTCTTACTACAATACAACAAATTGAAGATTCGGGTACTCAAAAATCAATTACTTATTATCGAAATATTATAGAAACTCAGCAACTTCCTATTTCGAAACTCGGAGACACGCTCAAACTTACTACAATGTATAAGGATGATGCAAGATATAAAGTAAAAAAAGATACCGTCAAAAGAGAAATACTTACGCCACAAATTAGTCAGGACATAGAAAGTGGAGATTATCAAATGGCTGAGTTTGCAAAAATAACCGGAACCAACCTTCCTATCAATAAACGGGTGGATACCAAAAAGCTGGATTCTATTATTATTAAAGAACTCAGAATGAAAGGAATTAACTCCGAATTCGGTTATGGTATTTATGACAGCAACAATAAACTTACTTCAGTTGCCAATAAAATTTTTAAAGAAAAAAAAGACAGCAATACATACTCATATCCTTTGTTTACAGACGATAAAGACCACACTTTATATACTTTAGCACTCATTTTCCCTAAAAAAGAATATTCTTTGGCGATGAATAACTGGCCAATGCTTTTGGGAACTTTCTTATCTCTACTTACCATTTTGGGTATTTACATTATTTCCATTAATTACATGATGAGACAAAAAAAATTGGCGGAAGTAAAAACAGATTTCATCAACAATATGTCGCATGAGTTTAAAACGCCTTTGGCAACAATCTCTGTAGCAACAGATTCTTTGGCAAATGATAAGATTGCAACCAATCCCGACAAAGTAAAGTACTATTCTAACCTCATTAAGCAGGAAAATCTCAGAATGAAAAAACAGGTAGAAAATGTTCTGAACATGTCTAAACTAGAGCGAAATGAAGTTAAATTATTTCTGAAAGAAACCAACGTAAGAGAGCTGATAAAAAAGACCACAGAATCTTTCGGACTCATCGTGGCACAGCGAAACGGAATTCTCACACAGAATTTCCTTGCAGATAAATACCAGTTTAAAATTGACGAATTTCATATCTCTAATATGTTGGTTAATCTTTTGGATAATGCCAATAAATATTCTCCAGAAACTCCAGAAATTAAAATTGAAACCAGAAATGAAGGCAATTTTTATGTGATTGAAGTTTCAGACAAAGGCATGGGAATGGAAACTCAAAATAAAACAAAGATTTTCGAAAAATTCTTTCGTGAAGAAACAGGAAATATTCACAATGTAAAAGGACAAGGTTTGGGATTATCTTATGTGAAGAAAATTGTAGAACTGCATAAAGGTCAGATTATTGTAGAATCTCAAAAAGATAAAGGAAGCAGATTTATCATTAAACTTCCTATGAATTAA
- a CDS encoding PaaI family thioesterase: MDKLEILKTFIGKEFSGSPSPFMRWLNPTVISAEEGHLEFQYTVRQEWLNPMGNLHGGVTAAIFDDIIGATMFSLNENNFIVTINNSIDYFSTAKENETIIAETKIIKRGKQFVNAECEIWNSDKTRLIARGTSNLFKINN, translated from the coding sequence ATGGATAAACTAGAAATACTAAAAACATTTATCGGAAAAGAGTTTTCAGGCTCTCCTTCACCTTTTATGAGATGGCTCAATCCAACAGTAATTTCGGCAGAAGAAGGTCATCTGGAATTTCAGTATACTGTAAGACAAGAATGGCTTAATCCAATGGGTAATCTTCATGGTGGAGTAACCGCAGCAATTTTTGACGATATTATTGGGGCAACCATGTTTTCCCTCAACGAAAATAATTTTATTGTAACCATAAATAACAGCATAGATTATTTTTCAACTGCGAAAGAAAACGAAACTATCATTGCCGAAACAAAAATAATTAAAAGAGGAAAACAGTTTGTGAATGCCGAATGCGAAATATGGAACTCAGACAAAACGAGACTTATTGCACGAGGAACTTCCAATTTATTCAAAATTAATAATTAA
- a CDS encoding TonB-dependent receptor domain-containing protein has product MKSYITKIFLGTLFFLSLSLSAQNLSKHQSMVKGNCNMCKERIETTAKKAGAKSAVYSIDTQTLSFETPEKISADEILKKVAEAGHDNDSYKASDDVYKNLPACCHYQRDSESPVPAMNHSDSTKKENEFFVKGNCSSCKARIEKAAKYAGADSAEWSAEKQTVILNFNPSKTSADKILKKIADVGHDNEMYKTTEEVYKKLPGCCLYDRNIPFGDTNPNVHYDESAKKENHSNHIGSEDHSSHSASEKNIEQVNIIGSKAATSIGKKEAGLVFNIDSKELLKAACCNLSESFETNATVDVSFSNAVTGTKQLKMLGLDQKYTSLTKELLPEIRGIASAYGLSLIPGRWIESIQLTKGGSTVTNGYESITGQINTELIKHAEKSETSLNLFADFNGRAEANITHVEPINDHWTQTFLLHGNGTFGDTDMNKDTFLDRPKGTQINAAYLLNFNDLTHSGFGSHFGINFVKDERTSGQIGFDKKIPQAQQNLYGVGIDISRFQVWNKTGYVFKGKPYQSLGWMNQYTYHQQDSFFGLRNYSGNQHTYYSNLIFESIIGNTNHKYKTGASFLYDGYNETYLNNQFKRTETVPGIFAEYTLTGSKYTLVAGARADFHNLAGTQFTPRLNFKYDFTPKTILRLSAGRGFRTANVFAENQQYFASNRSIQILENGGNIYGLKPEIAWNFGASLQQEFKIFGRKSTIIADFFRTDFQNQVVVDLDRSPQLLTFYNLDGKSFANSFQTQWDFSPIKNFDVRLAYKYYDVQAQYLDGKREVPFMAKHRGFINLAYSTNKNSKEGFWSFDTTLNWVGKQRLPNTSNNPSEFQLSKRSESYAVLNAQISRNFNKKLRAYLGGENLTSYYQKNAIVDFRNPFGNYFDGGMVYAPIMKANFYVGFDVTF; this is encoded by the coding sequence ATGAAATCATATATTACCAAGATTTTTCTTGGAACATTATTTTTCTTATCTCTTTCTCTATCTGCACAAAACCTTAGCAAACACCAGTCTATGGTTAAAGGAAACTGTAATATGTGTAAAGAAAGGATAGAAACTACCGCGAAAAAAGCAGGTGCAAAATCTGCAGTATACTCAATCGACACACAAACTTTAAGTTTCGAAACCCCTGAAAAAATTTCAGCAGACGAAATTCTCAAGAAAGTAGCAGAAGCAGGGCACGACAACGATTCTTACAAAGCATCGGATGATGTTTATAAAAATCTTCCTGCTTGTTGCCATTACCAAAGAGATTCAGAATCTCCCGTTCCAGCAATGAATCATTCAGATTCAACGAAAAAAGAAAATGAGTTTTTTGTAAAAGGGAACTGCAGTTCTTGTAAAGCCAGAATAGAAAAAGCAGCCAAATATGCTGGTGCAGATTCTGCAGAGTGGAGCGCAGAAAAACAGACCGTTATCCTAAATTTCAATCCTTCTAAAACTTCAGCAGATAAAATTTTAAAGAAAATTGCTGATGTGGGACATGATAATGAAATGTATAAAACTACGGAAGAAGTATATAAAAAACTACCCGGTTGCTGCCTGTATGATAGAAACATACCTTTCGGAGATACCAATCCCAATGTTCATTACGATGAATCTGCAAAGAAGGAAAATCATAGCAATCATATAGGATCAGAAGATCACAGCTCTCATTCAGCTTCAGAAAAAAATATTGAGCAGGTAAATATCATAGGTTCAAAAGCAGCAACTTCTATTGGTAAAAAAGAGGCTGGACTTGTTTTTAATATTGATTCTAAAGAACTTCTGAAAGCAGCATGTTGCAATTTATCTGAAAGTTTTGAAACCAACGCAACGGTAGATGTTTCTTTCAGTAATGCGGTAACGGGAACAAAGCAACTGAAAATGTTAGGTTTAGACCAAAAATACACCAGTCTTACAAAAGAATTACTTCCTGAGATCCGAGGTATAGCTTCTGCTTATGGCTTGAGCCTCATTCCGGGACGTTGGATTGAAAGTATTCAGCTCACCAAAGGAGGAAGTACCGTAACAAACGGCTACGAAAGTATTACGGGGCAGATTAATACAGAATTAATAAAGCATGCCGAAAAATCTGAAACTTCTCTAAATCTTTTTGCCGATTTTAATGGCAGAGCTGAAGCGAACATTACTCACGTAGAACCTATCAACGATCATTGGACACAGACTTTTCTTCTCCACGGAAACGGAACTTTCGGAGATACAGATATGAATAAAGACACGTTTCTGGACAGACCGAAAGGAACTCAGATTAACGCTGCTTATCTGTTAAATTTCAATGATTTAACGCATTCGGGATTTGGTTCTCACTTCGGAATTAATTTTGTGAAGGATGAAAGAACTTCCGGACAAATAGGATTTGATAAAAAAATACCTCAGGCTCAACAAAACCTTTATGGTGTAGGAATTGATATTTCCAGATTTCAGGTTTGGAACAAAACAGGGTATGTTTTTAAAGGAAAACCATATCAGAGTTTAGGCTGGATGAACCAGTACACCTATCACCAACAAGACAGTTTTTTCGGACTTAGAAATTACTCAGGAAATCAACATACGTATTATTCTAATTTAATTTTTGAAAGTATTATTGGCAATACCAACCATAAATACAAAACTGGAGCAAGTTTCTTATACGATGGTTACAACGAAACCTATCTTAATAACCAGTTTAAAAGAACAGAAACCGTTCCGGGAATTTTTGCTGAATATACTTTAACCGGCTCAAAATACACTTTAGTTGCAGGAGCAAGAGCAGATTTTCACAATTTAGCAGGTACTCAGTTCACTCCGAGATTAAATTTTAAATACGATTTTACTCCGAAAACTATTCTAAGACTTTCCGCAGGACGTGGTTTTAGGACAGCGAATGTATTTGCTGAAAACCAGCAATATTTTGCATCCAACAGAAGTATTCAGATTTTAGAAAACGGTGGAAATATTTACGGATTAAAACCGGAAATTGCATGGAATTTTGGGGCAAGTTTACAGCAGGAATTTAAAATTTTCGGCAGAAAATCTACCATTATTGCAGATTTTTTCAGAACCGATTTTCAGAACCAAGTGGTTGTAGATCTCGACAGATCACCTCAGCTTCTTACTTTTTATAATCTGGACGGAAAATCTTTTGCCAATTCTTTTCAAACCCAATGGGATTTTAGTCCGATAAAGAATTTTGATGTACGACTGGCGTATAAATATTATGATGTTCAGGCTCAATATCTTGACGGAAAACGTGAAGTTCCATTCATGGCGAAACATCGTGGATTTATCAATTTGGCGTATTCTACCAACAAAAATTCAAAAGAAGGTTTCTGGAGTTTCGACACCACTCTAAATTGGGTCGGAAAACAAAGATTGCCTAATACATCTAACAATCCTTCAGAATTTCAATTATCTAAACGTTCAGAATCTTATGCGGTTCTAAATGCACAAATTTCCCGAAATTTCAACAAAAAACTAAGAGCTTACTTAGGTGGTGAAAATTTAACATCATATTATCAAAAAAATGCTATTGTAGATTTCAGAAATCCATTTGGTAATTATTTTGATGGCGGAATGGTCTACGCACCTATTATGAAAGCCAATTTCTATGTTGGGTTCGATGTAACTTTTTAA
- a CDS encoding DUF4251 domain-containing protein: MKKIITIFSIFSVFLFLQNCSAQGKSDPQVVNNLLNSEEFTFYAEKALPYNQDVINIAYSMPNAAAQRIFDLSGEGYSIEIKNKVLDVVMPYFGRTYNPSYGSTDNSYRFTSKDFTLTKTQNKKGNWTVKIKPNDIKNSLQIFIDISKSGSSSVSIQSNDRQPITYNGYVAKNEETEE; this comes from the coding sequence ATGAAAAAAATTATCACAATATTCTCGATATTTTCTGTGTTTTTATTTTTACAAAACTGCTCAGCACAAGGAAAAAGTGATCCTCAAGTTGTAAATAATCTTTTAAACTCGGAAGAATTTACTTTTTATGCAGAAAAAGCACTCCCATATAATCAGGATGTAATAAATATTGCCTACTCTATGCCCAATGCTGCTGCACAGAGAATTTTCGATTTATCTGGAGAAGGATATTCTATTGAAATAAAAAACAAAGTTTTAGATGTTGTAATGCCTTATTTTGGAAGAACTTACAACCCAAGTTATGGAAGTACAGACAACAGTTACCGATTTACATCAAAAGATTTTACTCTAACTAAAACTCAAAACAAAAAAGGAAACTGGACCGTTAAAATAAAACCAAACGATATAAAAAATTCACTTCAAATATTTATAGATATCTCTAAAAGCGGATCGTCATCGGTTTCCATACAGAGTAACGACAGACAGCCAATTACTTATAATGGTTATGTTGCTAAAAATGAAGAAACTGAAGAATAA
- a CDS encoding TetR/AcrR family transcriptional regulator: MSKAEKTKQYIIEKTATLFNTQGYASTSLSDIIAETGLSKGSIYGNFENKEQVALDVYHYNALSLKKRLAESLNKEFLTVTEKLLVFLSFYRENWRQVFQNGGCPLLNAAVECDDTFPELKNLVQISFTEWIEMISEVIKDGQISNEFKPEINAEEYASQIIMIIEGGILLAKTMDDKNFLYLALDRISYIIEKEIKFIK, encoded by the coding sequence ATGTCTAAAGCCGAAAAAACGAAACAGTATATCATAGAGAAAACAGCTACCTTATTCAACACACAAGGGTATGCTTCTACATCTCTTTCTGATATTATCGCTGAGACAGGCTTAAGCAAAGGAAGCATTTACGGAAATTTTGAAAACAAAGAACAGGTTGCTTTAGATGTTTATCATTATAATGCACTATCATTAAAAAAAAGGTTAGCAGAATCTTTAAATAAAGAATTCTTAACAGTAACCGAAAAACTTCTCGTTTTTTTATCTTTTTATAGAGAAAACTGGAGACAGGTTTTTCAGAATGGAGGTTGCCCGTTGCTAAATGCTGCCGTAGAATGCGATGATACTTTTCCGGAACTTAAAAATCTAGTTCAGATTTCGTTTACGGAATGGATTGAAATGATATCGGAAGTTATTAAAGACGGACAGATATCTAATGAATTCAAACCGGAAATTAACGCGGAAGAATATGCATCTCAGATCATTATGATTATAGAAGGCGGAATTCTTTTGGCAAAAACTATGGATGATAAAAACTTTCTATATCTCGCTTTAGACAGAATATCGTATATTATTGAAAAAGAAATTAAATTCATAAAATAA
- the meaB gene encoding methylmalonyl Co-A mutase-associated GTPase MeaB: MKFSTEELFNGIKTGNKRLIGKAITLAESSKPEHRIQAEELLEKILPLSGNSVRIGITGVPGAGKSTFIENFGRMAISKGKKVAVLAIDPSSAINKGSILGDKTRMEELAKEENAFIRPSPSSGFLGGVANTTFETMLICEAAGYDYVLIETVGVGQSEVLVADITDVFLFLKIIGGGDELQGIKRGIMEMVDVIFINKVEENNLQKAKNTKLELKRALDFIPPKEKGWRVPVLLGSALNNVGLEDVYEKIDDFISLKKKENRFDEVRKIQAEKRYEYWVQEYILAKIRNNGSSEEAYIAHKKNASALVSNPITEAKQFVEKFFNKS, from the coding sequence ATGAAATTTTCTACAGAAGAACTTTTTAACGGAATAAAAACTGGCAACAAACGCCTTATTGGTAAAGCGATCACCTTAGCAGAAAGCTCAAAACCTGAGCATAGAATTCAGGCAGAAGAACTTTTAGAAAAAATTCTTCCCTTATCGGGAAATTCTGTCAGAATAGGGATTACAGGCGTTCCGGGAGCCGGTAAATCGACTTTTATAGAAAATTTTGGAAGAATGGCTATTTCCAAAGGCAAGAAAGTCGCTGTTTTGGCTATTGATCCCAGTTCTGCAATTAATAAAGGAAGTATTCTGGGAGATAAAACCAGGATGGAAGAGTTGGCAAAAGAAGAAAATGCGTTTATTCGACCTTCACCGAGTTCCGGATTTTTGGGTGGTGTTGCCAATACTACTTTCGAAACCATGCTTATTTGTGAGGCCGCAGGTTACGATTATGTTTTAATAGAAACTGTTGGAGTAGGGCAGTCTGAAGTGTTGGTTGCAGATATTACGGATGTTTTTCTGTTTTTGAAAATTATAGGTGGTGGAGATGAACTTCAGGGGATTAAACGTGGAATTATGGAAATGGTAGATGTAATTTTCATCAATAAAGTAGAAGAAAATAATCTACAGAAAGCCAAAAATACCAAACTTGAATTAAAACGTGCGTTGGATTTTATTCCACCTAAAGAAAAAGGTTGGAGAGTTCCTGTTTTATTAGGTTCCGCTCTTAATAATGTTGGTTTAGAAGATGTCTATGAAAAAATTGATGATTTTATTTCATTAAAAAAGAAAGAAAACCGTTTCGATGAGGTAAGGAAAATTCAGGCAGAAAAAAGATATGAGTATTGGGTTCAGGAATATATTTTAGCGAAAATCAGAAACAATGGTTCCTCTGAAGAGGCTTATATTGCACACAAAAAAAATGCTTCTGCGTTGGTGTCTAATCCCATTACAGAAGCAAAACAATTTGTCGAAAAATTCTTTAACAAGTCTTAA
- a CDS encoding response regulator transcription factor, with product MSNRILLVEDDQSFGAVLKDYLTINNFEVTLAIDGEQGLKEFTENEFDICIFDVMMPKKDGFSLAEDVKKIDKNTPIIFLTARNMREDILKGYQLGADDYITKPFDTELLLYKIKAILQRSSTLENEEQEQFKISNIFFDSMLRQLRVGDNEYKLSPKENELLKLLCLHRNDFMPRDLALRKIWKKENYFTARSMDVYIAKLRKLLKDDEGLEIINVHGEGFRLLVKN from the coding sequence ATGAGTAACAGAATATTATTAGTAGAAGACGACCAAAGTTTTGGTGCAGTGCTAAAAGATTATCTTACCATCAATAATTTTGAAGTTACCCTCGCTATAGATGGAGAGCAAGGACTTAAAGAATTTACTGAAAACGAATTCGACATCTGCATTTTTGATGTGATGATGCCTAAAAAAGACGGATTTTCTTTAGCAGAAGACGTTAAAAAAATCGATAAAAATACGCCTATCATTTTCCTTACTGCCAGAAATATGCGAGAAGATATTCTTAAAGGATATCAATTAGGAGCAGACGATTACATTACAAAACCTTTTGACACAGAATTACTTCTATATAAAATTAAAGCCATTTTACAAAGAAGCTCAACGTTAGAAAATGAAGAGCAGGAACAGTTTAAGATCAGCAATATTTTCTTCGATTCTATGCTGAGACAGCTTAGAGTAGGCGATAACGAATATAAATTATCTCCTAAAGAGAACGAACTTCTTAAATTGCTTTGTCTTCACAGAAACGATTTTATGCCAAGAGACCTCGCTTTGAGAAAAATCTGGAAAAAAGAAAATTATTTTACGGCAAGAAGTATGGACGTTTATATCGCAAAACTTCGTAAACTTTTGAAAGATGATGAAGGTTTAGAAATTATTAATGTTCATGGAGAAGGGTTTAGACTTTTGGTAAAGAACTAA
- a CDS encoding cytochrome C, producing the protein MKNILLTGLAIGLLSVSCTPKSNAATEAQKVSTSTAEQIAQGKTIFENACKRCHELPEPTKFTSVEWVGIMNSMAPKAKLSDEQHQWVYDYVVSVKK; encoded by the coding sequence ATGAAAAATATACTTTTAACAGGATTAGCAATCGGTCTTTTATCCGTTTCTTGTACCCCTAAATCTAATGCAGCGACAGAAGCTCAAAAAGTTTCGACCAGTACAGCAGAACAAATTGCACAGGGAAAAACGATTTTTGAGAACGCATGCAAAAGATGCCACGAATTACCGGAACCTACAAAATTCACTTCTGTAGAATGGGTGGGAATTATGAACTCTATGGCTCCTAAAGCAAAACTGAGCGACGAACAACATCAGTGGGTTTACGATTATGTAGTATCGGTAAAGAAATAA
- a CDS encoding RluA family pseudouridine synthase has product MIGEQIVYEDNHILIINKKVGQLVQGDKTGDESLLDAIKNFIKKRDGKPGNVFLGLVHRIDRPTSGLVIYAKTSKALSRLTQMVKNREIKKTYWAVVAKEMIPQSQRLVHYLKKNEKNNKAIVFPKATEGAKEAVLTYHTIKTLDNYLLLEIDLETGRHHQIRAQLSKTGVPIKGDLKYGSPRSNPDGGINLHARKLEFVHPVTKEDIVIVAKVPQNDAVWRACEE; this is encoded by the coding sequence ATGATCGGAGAGCAAATTGTCTATGAAGACAACCATATTTTAATTATCAATAAAAAAGTTGGTCAGCTGGTACAGGGTGACAAAACGGGCGACGAATCTTTATTGGATGCTATAAAAAACTTTATTAAAAAAAGAGACGGAAAACCCGGAAATGTTTTTTTGGGATTGGTGCATAGGATAGACCGACCTACATCCGGTTTGGTAATTTACGCTAAGACTTCCAAAGCCTTATCTAGACTTACCCAAATGGTTAAAAACAGAGAAATTAAAAAAACATATTGGGCAGTTGTTGCTAAAGAAATGATTCCGCAAAGCCAAAGGCTTGTTCATTATTTAAAGAAAAATGAGAAAAACAATAAAGCTATTGTATTTCCCAAAGCAACAGAGGGGGCAAAAGAGGCTGTTTTAACTTATCATACCATCAAAACATTAGATAATTATCTTTTGCTGGAAATTGATTTGGAAACCGGAAGACATCATCAAATAAGAGCACAATTATCCAAAACAGGTGTTCCCATTAAAGGCGATCTGAAATATGGTTCTCCTCGTTCTAACCCCGATGGCGGAATTAATCTTCATGCAAGAAAACTAGAGTTTGTACATCCTGTTACAAAAGAAGATATTGTAATTGTAGCTAAAGTTCCTCAAAATGATGCAGTTTGGAGGGCTTGTGAAGAATAA
- a CDS encoding cytochrome C, with the protein MKKSIALALLASAFIISCGPKSSAVTGPKFTSSEHLAQGKTVFENSCNRCHKLPDPAKHDDKGWIKTLSRMAPKAKLTDEQHQMVYDYLISVNKK; encoded by the coding sequence ATGAAAAAAAGTATTGCACTTGCCTTATTGGCTTCAGCTTTTATTATTTCCTGCGGACCAAAAAGTTCTGCGGTTACAGGTCCAAAATTTACTTCTTCAGAGCATCTTGCTCAAGGAAAAACGGTATTTGAAAATTCTTGTAACAGATGTCATAAATTACCAGATCCTGCAAAACATGATGACAAAGGCTGGATTAAAACTTTAAGCAGAATGGCTCCTAAAGCAAAACTTACGGATGAGCAACATCAAATGGTGTATGATTATTTGATATCAGTAAATAAGAAATAA
- a CDS encoding OsmC family protein, whose product MKRNATAVWNGTVKEGKGHLTTQSTTLNQTQYSFSSRFEEGVGTNPEELLAAAHAGCFTMKLSAELSEAGFIPEELTTKSVITLDPKIGKITKSELTLTAKIPGISQEDFQKYAKIAEEGCPVSAAFNFEITLNAELV is encoded by the coding sequence ATGAAACGTAACGCAACCGCCGTTTGGAACGGAACCGTAAAAGAAGGTAAAGGACATTTAACCACTCAGAGTACCACTTTAAACCAAACCCAGTATTCTTTCAGCAGCAGATTTGAAGAAGGTGTAGGAACCAATCCGGAAGAATTACTTGCAGCAGCTCACGCAGGATGTTTTACCATGAAACTGAGTGCAGAACTTTCTGAAGCAGGTTTTATTCCCGAAGAATTAACCACAAAATCTGTGATTACCTTAGATCCAAAGATTGGAAAAATTACAAAATCTGAACTGACTTTAACGGCAAAAATTCCTGGAATTTCTCAGGAAGACTTTCAGAAATATGCCAAAATTGCTGAAGAAGGATGCCCTGTAAGTGCAGCTTTTAATTTTGAAATTACATTAAATGCCGAACTGGTTTAA